From one Nonomuraea polychroma genomic stretch:
- the atpD gene encoding F0F1 ATP synthase subunit beta produces the protein MTAEAVETVEAAAAGTGRVARVTGAVVDVEFPVEAMPDIYNALKVDVALGGETKTLTLEVAQHLGDNLVRCISMQPTDGLVRGQAVTDTGSPISVPVGDVVKGHVWNALGETLDVETSSLKINERWGIHRPSPAFDQLESRTELLVTGIKVIDLLTPYVQGGKIGLFGGAGVGKTVLIQEMIRRVARNFGGTSCFAGVGERTREGNDLWLEMMEADVLKDTALVFGQMDEPPGTRLRVALSALTMAEYFRDVQKQDVLLFIDNIFRFTQAGSEVSTLLGRMPSAVGYQPTLADEMGVLQERITSTRGHSITSMQAIYVPADDITDPAPHNAFAHLDAQTVLSRPISEKGIYPAVDPLDSSSRILDPQIVGEEHYRVAQETKRILQKYRELQDIIAILGIDELSEEDKVTVQRARRIERFLSHPMYAAEAFTGQPGETVPLDETIASFKGLCAGEYDHLPEQAFFMVGGIDQAIAKAKELERR, from the coding sequence ATGACTGCAGAGGCTGTTGAAACTGTAGAAGCCGCCGCGGCCGGCACCGGCCGCGTGGCACGTGTCACCGGCGCCGTCGTCGACGTGGAGTTCCCCGTCGAGGCGATGCCCGACATCTATAACGCGCTCAAGGTCGACGTGGCCCTCGGTGGCGAGACCAAGACCCTGACGCTCGAGGTCGCCCAGCACCTGGGTGACAACCTCGTCCGATGCATCTCCATGCAGCCCACCGACGGCCTGGTCCGCGGCCAGGCGGTGACCGACACGGGCAGCCCGATCTCGGTGCCGGTCGGTGACGTCGTCAAGGGCCACGTGTGGAACGCGCTGGGTGAGACGCTCGACGTCGAGACCTCGTCGCTCAAGATCAACGAGCGATGGGGCATCCACCGGCCGTCGCCGGCGTTCGACCAGCTCGAGTCCCGCACCGAGCTGCTGGTCACCGGCATCAAGGTCATCGACCTGCTCACCCCGTACGTGCAGGGTGGGAAGATCGGTCTGTTCGGCGGCGCCGGCGTCGGCAAGACCGTTCTGATCCAGGAGATGATCCGCCGCGTCGCCCGCAACTTCGGTGGCACCTCGTGCTTCGCCGGTGTGGGCGAGCGCACCCGTGAGGGCAACGACCTCTGGCTCGAGATGATGGAGGCGGACGTCCTCAAGGACACCGCCCTCGTCTTCGGCCAGATGGACGAGCCGCCGGGCACCCGTCTGCGGGTCGCGCTGTCGGCGCTGACGATGGCGGAATACTTCCGCGACGTGCAGAAGCAGGACGTGCTGCTCTTCATCGACAACATCTTCCGCTTCACGCAGGCCGGTTCCGAGGTCTCCACGCTGCTCGGCCGCATGCCGTCCGCCGTGGGTTACCAGCCCACGCTGGCTGACGAGATGGGTGTGCTCCAGGAGCGCATCACCTCGACCCGTGGCCACTCGATCACCTCCATGCAGGCGATCTACGTGCCCGCGGACGACATCACCGACCCGGCCCCGCACAACGCGTTCGCGCACCTCGACGCGCAGACCGTTCTGTCGCGGCCGATCTCGGAGAAGGGCATCTACCCCGCGGTGGACCCGCTCGACTCCTCCTCCCGGATCCTCGACCCGCAGATCGTGGGCGAGGAGCACTACCGGGTGGCCCAGGAGACCAAGCGGATCCTGCAGAAGTACCGCGAGCTCCAGGACATCATCGCGATCCTCGGTATCGACGAGCTCTCCGAGGAGGACAAGGTCACCGTCCAGCGGGCCCGCCGCATCGAGCGCTTCCTGTCGCACCCGATGTACGCGGCCGAGGCCTTCACCGGCCAGCCGGGCGAGACCGTGCCGCTGGACGAGACCATCGCCTCCTTCAAGGGCCTCTGCGCGGGTGAGTACGACCACCTGCCCGAGCAGGCGTTCTTCATGGTCGGCGGCATCGACCAGGCCATCGCGAAGGCCAAGGAACTCGAGCGTCGCTAA
- a CDS encoding F0F1 ATP synthase subunit epsilon translates to MAKLRVGVVSPEREIWSGEADMVIAKTVDGEIGIMPQHAPVLGVLVEGGVLRVKREGEPELVAAVHGGFISVADDEVSVLAEVAELGSEVDVAAARDALDRAQASIEANQEDADAALEAKRARARLRAAGEEV, encoded by the coding sequence GTGGCGAAGCTACGCGTAGGGGTTGTCTCACCCGAGCGTGAGATCTGGTCGGGCGAGGCCGACATGGTGATTGCCAAGACCGTGGACGGCGAGATCGGTATTATGCCGCAACACGCACCTGTTCTCGGCGTTCTCGTCGAGGGCGGCGTGCTGCGCGTGAAGCGGGAGGGGGAGCCGGAGCTTGTGGCGGCGGTCCACGGTGGTTTCATCTCCGTGGCCGACGACGAAGTGTCCGTGCTCGCCGAGGTGGCCGAGCTCGGTTCCGAGGTCGACGTCGCGGCTGCCCGTGACGCTCTCGACCGGGCCCAGGCCTCGATCGAGGCCAACCAGGAAGACGCCGACGCGGCACTCGAGGCCAAGCGGGCCAGGGCCCGGCTGCGCGCCGCAGGCGAAGAGGTATAG
- a CDS encoding DUF2550 domain-containing protein, which yields MVATVVTFLVLLAALVVLRAVMLVRSRGSVPCRLRVGDGAWRSGVARYADGELHWIPLLGVRLRPRHAIARRGLVVSARREIGDGLYAVDCGGSTRDVSLAMSADALTGFLAWLESAPPSAYLDVA from the coding sequence ATGGTGGCTACGGTTGTGACTTTCCTGGTGCTGCTCGCCGCCCTCGTGGTGTTGCGCGCTGTCATGCTCGTCCGCTCGCGCGGGAGCGTACCCTGTCGCCTGCGAGTAGGGGACGGCGCCTGGCGCAGCGGGGTGGCCCGCTACGCCGACGGGGAGCTCCACTGGATTCCCCTTCTGGGTGTGCGACTGAGGCCGCGCCACGCGATCGCGAGGCGCGGCCTCGTCGTTTCCGCCCGCCGCGAGATCGGCGACGGGCTCTACGCCGTGGACTGCGGAGGGAGCACGCGCGACGTGTCGCTCGCGATGAGCGCGGACGCGCTGACGGGCTTCCTGGCGTGGCTGGAGTCCGCGCCGCCCAGCGCTTACCTCGACGTGGCCTAG
- a CDS encoding cob(I)yrinic acid a,c-diamide adenosyltransferase, whose amino-acid sequence MTRADKDKPVVLSRIYTRTGDDGTTALSDMSRASKTDLRLAAYADVEEANAHLGVALAHGTLPAELVEVLVRVQNELFDLGADLATPVAENPEFPPLRVEQPYIDWLEEQCDRFNAGLKPLRSFILPGGDPATAALHVARVTVRRAERSTWAALQVHDDMNVLTAKYLNRLSDLLFIACRAAHAGNEILWKPGGTR is encoded by the coding sequence ATGACACGCGCCGACAAGGACAAGCCGGTGGTCCTGTCCCGGATCTACACCCGCACCGGCGACGACGGCACCACCGCCCTGAGCGACATGAGCCGGGCATCGAAGACCGATCTCCGGCTGGCCGCCTACGCCGACGTGGAGGAGGCCAACGCCCACCTGGGCGTGGCGCTCGCGCACGGGACGCTGCCCGCGGAGCTGGTGGAGGTCCTGGTCCGTGTTCAGAACGAGCTGTTCGACCTGGGGGCCGACCTGGCCACGCCGGTCGCCGAGAACCCGGAGTTCCCGCCGCTGCGGGTGGAGCAGCCGTACATCGACTGGCTGGAAGAGCAGTGCGATCGCTTCAACGCCGGTCTCAAGCCGCTGCGCAGCTTCATCCTGCCCGGCGGGGATCCGGCCACCGCGGCGCTGCACGTGGCCCGGGTCACCGTGCGCAGGGCGGAGCGCTCGACCTGGGCGGCGCTGCAGGTGCACGACGACATGAACGTGCTGACGGCGAAATACCTCAACCGCCTGTCGGATCTGCTGTTCATCGCGTGCCGGGCGGCCCACGCGGGCAACGAGATCCTCTGGAAGCCGGGGGGGACGCGCTAG
- a CDS encoding ABC transporter ATP-binding protein, giving the protein MLEISELRKRFAGGPDAPGGKVALDGISFAVRPGEMFGFVGANGAGKTTTMRIVMGVLQADSGSVSWQGKPLDYDVRRRFGYMPEERGLYQKMRVAEQIEYFGRLHGMSATAAKKATDDLLERLGVAERRNDPVQALSLGNQQRVQLAVALVHDPEVLVLDEPFSGLDPIAVDALAAALQERCRGGVPVIFSSHQLELVERLCDSVGIVSAGRMVATGTVGDLRAEEGTILRVVVRDPAPGWADGLPGTVTVNGDRHVLRTADGDDQEILRRAMKAGHVEHFGIEQPTLTEIFKEAVA; this is encoded by the coding sequence ATGCTCGAGATCAGCGAGCTGCGCAAGCGCTTCGCGGGCGGCCCCGACGCCCCCGGCGGCAAGGTCGCCCTTGATGGGATCAGCTTCGCCGTGCGGCCGGGGGAGATGTTCGGGTTCGTCGGCGCGAACGGCGCCGGCAAGACGACGACGATGCGCATCGTCATGGGCGTGCTGCAGGCCGACTCCGGCTCGGTGAGCTGGCAGGGCAAGCCGCTCGACTACGACGTGCGGCGGCGCTTCGGCTACATGCCGGAAGAGCGCGGTCTTTACCAGAAGATGCGGGTCGCCGAGCAGATCGAGTACTTCGGTCGCTTGCACGGGATGAGCGCGACGGCCGCCAAGAAGGCCACCGACGACCTGCTGGAGCGGCTCGGGGTGGCCGAGCGCAGGAACGACCCGGTGCAGGCGCTCTCGCTGGGCAACCAGCAGCGGGTGCAGCTGGCGGTGGCGCTGGTGCACGATCCCGAGGTGCTGGTGCTGGACGAGCCGTTCTCCGGGCTCGACCCGATCGCGGTGGACGCGCTGGCCGCGGCGTTGCAGGAGCGGTGCAGGGGCGGCGTGCCGGTGATCTTCTCCAGCCACCAGCTGGAGCTGGTCGAGCGGTTGTGCGACTCGGTCGGCATCGTCTCCGCCGGCCGGATGGTGGCCACGGGCACGGTGGGCGACCTCCGGGCGGAGGAGGGCACCATCCTGCGGGTCGTCGTCCGCGATCCCGCTCCCGGCTGGGCGGACGGCCTGCCGGGCACGGTCACCGTGAACGGCGACCGGCACGTCCTGCGTACGGCGGACGGCGACGACCAGGAGATCCTGCGCCGCGCCATGAAGGCCGGGCACGTCGAGCACTTCGGCATCGAGCAGCCGACTCTCACCGAGATCTTCAAGGAGGCCGTCGCGTGA
- a CDS encoding ABC transporter permease: protein MNGLMLVARREIVTQVRTKAFVIGLIITAVLTAVISFAPRLMGGPDSYTLGTVNSQQLPLQAAAPEAKFEWRSFPDEAAAKQAVLAGDVDAVLVNGTKVLTDGEIDSQLGVLLQSVNREVRLGAVGVSIPALQMESVGADTRYQAARTGIAWVLTIVLFMLLFGQVVVVAMGVVEEKGSRIVEILLSTLRPWQLLGGKIVGLGALGLVNLATVIVAGFIGATASGVAADFPPGMPGLVAGVLVWFVLGYAFFATLSAALASLVSRQEEVNSVLTPLTTVMMATYFVAIYAVNDPTGTLATVLSYVPPFSSMIMPVRMAATEVPLWQTAASMAGMALALMAVLAFGAKVYERAVLRTGARVKLGDVLRTR, encoded by the coding sequence GTGAACGGCTTGATGCTGGTCGCCCGCAGGGAGATCGTCACCCAGGTCCGGACGAAGGCGTTCGTGATCGGCCTGATCATCACGGCCGTGCTGACGGCCGTGATCTCCTTCGCCCCCAGGCTCATGGGCGGCCCCGACTCCTACACTCTGGGCACCGTCAACTCGCAGCAACTGCCGCTGCAGGCGGCCGCGCCGGAAGCGAAGTTCGAGTGGCGCTCCTTCCCCGACGAGGCCGCGGCCAAGCAGGCCGTGCTGGCGGGGGATGTGGACGCCGTGCTGGTCAACGGCACGAAGGTGCTCACGGACGGCGAGATTGATTCCCAGCTCGGCGTGCTCCTGCAGAGCGTCAACCGGGAGGTGCGGCTGGGCGCGGTCGGCGTGTCGATTCCGGCGCTGCAGATGGAGTCCGTGGGCGCCGACACCCGCTACCAAGCCGCGCGCACCGGGATCGCCTGGGTGCTCACCATCGTGCTCTTCATGCTGCTCTTCGGCCAGGTCGTGGTGGTCGCCATGGGTGTGGTGGAGGAGAAGGGCAGCAGGATCGTGGAGATCCTGCTCTCCACGCTGCGGCCGTGGCAACTGCTCGGCGGCAAGATCGTCGGGTTGGGCGCGCTCGGTCTCGTCAACCTGGCCACGGTCATCGTCGCCGGCTTCATCGGAGCCACGGCCTCCGGCGTCGCCGCCGACTTCCCGCCCGGCATGCCGGGGCTGGTGGCCGGGGTGCTGGTCTGGTTCGTGCTCGGGTACGCCTTCTTCGCCACCCTGTCGGCCGCGCTCGCCTCACTGGTCTCGCGCCAGGAAGAGGTCAACAGCGTGCTCACTCCGCTGACCACGGTCATGATGGCCACCTACTTCGTCGCCATCTACGCCGTCAACGATCCCACGGGCACGCTGGCCACGGTCCTGTCGTACGTGCCGCCGTTCTCCTCGATGATCATGCCGGTCCGGATGGCCGCGACCGAGGTGCCGCTGTGGCAGACGGCGGCCTCCATGGCCGGGATGGCGCTGGCCCTGATGGCGGTGCTGGCCTTCGGCGCCAAGGTGTACGAGCGGGCGGTGCTGCGGACGGGCGCCCGGGTGAAGCTCGGCGACGTGCTGCGCACGCGGTAG
- a CDS encoding sensor histidine kinase, with translation MDEIQRARRLTWATLILGLAIMWVLIGIGVVIGTGEGTLPWWRLVPALIASVAFTWLSQHIIDAILDRRYPTRQMVVTAVLALIAAGVGGADPFSFGFVPMCWLYLATLGVSRRTAVVQSIGTLAVSVGLAMLGMATGSSIMAIDMPPAGALGYYILLYGIWCAILPPSGRVWVWIWTLAVQAHEGREAHTRLALAEERLRFARDLHDLVGHQLSAIAVKTELAVRLSDADPAAAKAEMAEINTLTRKALRELREAVRGYRELDLSAELDSVKSVLEAAGVRCEVHLPYRDLPDGVAPVFAYVVREAVTNVLKHSTATFCDITLRFTKEEAELRVRNDGVARRQADDLGTGLTGMTERVAAVGGKMTAQPTGDGEFLLTAVVSLPIRG, from the coding sequence ATGGACGAGATCCAGCGGGCACGACGCCTCACCTGGGCGACGCTGATCCTCGGCCTCGCCATCATGTGGGTCCTCATCGGGATCGGGGTCGTCATCGGGACCGGCGAGGGGACGCTCCCATGGTGGCGCCTCGTGCCCGCGCTCATCGCCTCGGTCGCCTTCACCTGGCTCAGCCAGCACATCATCGACGCCATTCTGGACCGCCGCTACCCCACCAGGCAGATGGTGGTGACGGCGGTCCTCGCGCTGATCGCGGCCGGCGTGGGCGGGGCCGACCCGTTCAGCTTCGGTTTCGTGCCCATGTGCTGGCTGTATCTCGCGACGCTCGGGGTCTCGAGGCGTACGGCCGTCGTCCAGTCGATCGGGACGTTGGCCGTCAGCGTGGGGCTGGCCATGCTCGGCATGGCGACCGGGTCGAGCATCATGGCCATCGACATGCCGCCTGCCGGAGCGTTGGGCTATTACATCCTGCTTTACGGTATCTGGTGCGCGATCCTGCCGCCGTCGGGCCGGGTGTGGGTCTGGATCTGGACACTGGCCGTGCAGGCTCATGAGGGCCGCGAGGCGCACACGCGGCTGGCGCTGGCCGAGGAGCGGCTGCGCTTCGCCAGGGACCTGCACGACCTCGTGGGGCATCAGCTGTCCGCCATCGCGGTCAAGACCGAGCTTGCCGTGCGGCTGTCGGACGCCGACCCCGCGGCGGCCAAGGCCGAGATGGCCGAGATCAACACGTTGACCAGGAAGGCGCTGCGTGAGCTGCGGGAGGCCGTGCGCGGCTACCGCGAGCTCGACCTGTCCGCCGAGCTGGACAGCGTGAAGAGCGTGCTCGAGGCGGCGGGTGTGCGCTGCGAGGTGCACCTGCCCTACCGTGACCTGCCCGACGGGGTGGCGCCCGTCTTCGCGTACGTGGTGCGCGAGGCGGTCACCAACGTGCTCAAGCACAGCACCGCGACGTTCTGTGACATCACCCTCCGCTTCACCAAGGAAGAGGCGGAGCTGCGCGTACGCAACGACGGCGTGGCCCGGCGGCAGGCCGACGACCTGGGTACCGGCTTGACGGGCATGACGGAGCGGGTGGCCGCCGTGGGCGGCAAGATGACCGCCCAGCCGACGGGCGACGGAGAGTTCCTGCTCACGGCGGTCGTGTCATTGCCGATACGTGGGTAG
- a CDS encoding STAS domain-containing protein, whose amino-acid sequence MRVRGNPRAQVVRIGARLDAGTSAGVRERLHKALDSGKGDLILDLSKLEMIDATGLGVLVGAHRRALSVQRRLVLRGVPPRIMRILAVTRLNRVLHVEAPAAAVA is encoded by the coding sequence ATGCGCGTCCGGGGCAATCCGAGGGCTCAGGTGGTGCGGATCGGGGCCAGGCTCGACGCCGGGACGTCGGCGGGGGTGCGCGAGCGCTTGCACAAGGCCCTCGACTCCGGCAAGGGCGACCTGATCCTGGATCTCTCCAAGCTGGAGATGATCGACGCGACCGGTCTCGGGGTGCTCGTGGGGGCGCATCGGCGCGCGCTGAGCGTGCAACGCCGCCTCGTTCTTCGGGGGGTGCCCCCGCGGATCATGCGGATCCTGGCGGTGACCCGGCTGAATCGGGTGCTGCACGTGGAGGCTCCGGCGGCTGCGGTGGCCTGA
- a CDS encoding TetR/AcrR family transcriptional regulator — MTAAYTLYAKPGFAATTIERLCSEARISNRAFYECFGGREELLQALHERCVEESLAVVTKAVQEAPNTLEGRIQAGIRAYIDFTTADWRRARIMHVEVRRSGDVLTLSRQRAIDSFARLVQEASADFPQAAPLNRRLVALATVGALQELLIEWLLSDDQPDIDELVDTAVHIFTRSLGTPDMPG, encoded by the coding sequence ATGACGGCCGCGTACACGCTATACGCGAAGCCGGGTTTCGCGGCGACGACCATCGAAAGGCTCTGCTCGGAGGCGCGGATCTCCAACCGCGCCTTCTACGAATGTTTCGGCGGCCGCGAGGAACTCCTTCAGGCGCTGCACGAGCGCTGCGTGGAGGAAAGCCTGGCCGTCGTGACCAAAGCGGTACAGGAAGCGCCGAACACCCTCGAGGGACGGATCCAGGCGGGGATTCGCGCTTACATCGACTTCACCACGGCCGACTGGCGACGGGCCCGCATCATGCACGTGGAGGTACGCAGGTCAGGTGATGTCCTGACGCTGTCCCGCCAGCGCGCCATAGACTCCTTCGCCCGGCTGGTGCAGGAGGCCTCGGCTGATTTCCCGCAGGCCGCGCCGCTGAACCGGCGCCTCGTGGCGCTCGCCACCGTTGGCGCGTTACAAGAGTTGCTCATCGAATGGCTGCTCTCCGACGACCAGCCGGACATCGACGAACTCGTGGACACGGCCGTGCACATCTTCACCCGGAGCTTGGGGACCCCCGACATGCCGGGTTGA
- a CDS encoding aldehyde dehydrogenase family protein — protein MTTLTFDSLNPATGAIVGSHPKQGPDAVGEAVGRADEAAAWWAGLGHGERRRRLLDYKAVVTQHLRELAALVHEENGKPVGDATLEIVLAITHIDWAARNAEKVLGRRRVNTGMIGLNLAATLEYLPLGVVAVIGPWNYPVFTPMGSIAYALAAGNAVVFKPSELTPGVGVRLAELFAESVPEHPVFQTVTGLGETGAALAGDPRVRKVAFTGSTATAKRVMAACAENLTPIVAECGGKDAFIVDADADVARAADACLWGAMSNAGQTCVGVERVYVVDAVYESFMRELSDRVAKVRAGEDYGPITMPGQVDIIKRHIEDATKSGKVVTGGPGAVRAPYVDPVIIEDVPEDSPAVREETFGPTITVRRTRDAQEALQLANASAYGLGGTVFSKNARRAMELARMMRSGMTAINSVISFAGVPALPFGGVGDSGFGRIHGADGLREFARPKAISRQRFAMPGMNLTSFTRGPAELERLIRLVTFLHGRRKR, from the coding sequence ATGACCACGCTCACGTTCGACTCACTCAACCCGGCGACCGGCGCGATCGTCGGCAGCCACCCCAAGCAGGGCCCCGACGCCGTCGGCGAGGCCGTCGGCCGGGCCGACGAGGCGGCTGCCTGGTGGGCCGGGCTGGGGCATGGCGAGCGCCGGCGCCGCCTGCTCGACTACAAGGCCGTCGTCACCCAGCACCTGCGTGAGCTCGCCGCACTCGTCCACGAGGAGAACGGCAAACCGGTGGGCGATGCCACGCTGGAGATCGTGCTGGCGATCACCCACATCGACTGGGCGGCTCGCAACGCGGAGAAGGTGCTCGGCCGCCGCCGGGTCAACACCGGCATGATCGGCCTCAACCTGGCCGCCACCCTCGAATACCTCCCGCTCGGCGTCGTCGCCGTGATCGGCCCGTGGAACTACCCGGTCTTCACCCCCATGGGCTCCATCGCGTACGCGCTGGCCGCCGGCAACGCGGTCGTGTTCAAGCCGAGCGAGCTGACCCCCGGCGTGGGTGTGCGGCTGGCGGAGTTGTTCGCCGAGTCGGTGCCCGAGCACCCGGTGTTCCAGACCGTGACCGGGCTGGGCGAGACGGGGGCGGCGCTGGCGGGCGATCCGCGCGTGCGGAAGGTGGCGTTCACCGGCTCGACCGCCACCGCCAAGCGGGTCATGGCGGCCTGTGCCGAGAATCTCACCCCGATCGTGGCCGAGTGCGGCGGCAAGGACGCGTTCATCGTGGACGCCGACGCCGACGTGGCGCGGGCCGCCGACGCCTGCCTGTGGGGCGCGATGTCCAACGCCGGACAGACGTGTGTGGGCGTCGAACGCGTCTACGTGGTGGACGCGGTCTATGAAAGTTTCATGCGGGAATTGTCCGATCGGGTGGCGAAGGTGCGGGCCGGCGAGGACTACGGGCCGATCACCATGCCTGGGCAGGTGGACATCATCAAGCGGCACATCGAGGACGCCACCAAATCCGGAAAGGTCGTGACGGGCGGCCCCGGCGCCGTACGCGCGCCGTACGTGGACCCGGTGATCATCGAGGACGTGCCCGAGGACTCCCCCGCCGTCCGGGAGGAGACGTTCGGGCCGACCATCACCGTCCGCCGCACCCGCGACGCCCAGGAGGCCCTGCAACTGGCCAATGCATCCGCGTACGGGCTGGGTGGCACGGTTTTCTCGAAGAACGCCCGCCGGGCGATGGAACTGGCCCGCATGATGCGTTCCGGAATGACCGCGATCAACTCGGTCATCTCCTTCGCCGGCGTCCCGGCGCTGCCGTTCGGCGGCGTGGGCGATTCCGGGTTCGGGCGCATCCACGGAGCCGACGGCCTGCGCGAGTTCGCCAGGCCCAAGGCGATCTCCAGGCAGCGGTTCGCAATGCCGGGGATGAACCTGACGTCGTTCACGAGAGGACCCGCAGAACTTGAGCGACTGATCAGACTTGTCACGTTCTTGCACGGTCGACGTAAAAGATAA
- a CDS encoding GNAT family N-acetyltransferase — protein sequence MEIRAADVEREAEAVGDALARAFHDDPVINWLLGEGKDAALMFATLARYTHEITEVAVDEDGSLAGVALWDPPRHQPDYPEGAIAGFMAAMGDRVSYGMLLDEELGKRRPEQPFWYLAQLGTVPERQGTGVGGALLRAGLARSDAERMPTYLESSKESNVPFYETYGFAVTSRFELPDGPPIWTMWRRPA from the coding sequence ATGGAGATTCGGGCTGCGGACGTGGAGCGCGAGGCCGAGGCGGTCGGTGACGCGCTGGCCAGGGCGTTTCACGACGATCCAGTGATCAACTGGTTGCTCGGGGAGGGCAAGGACGCGGCACTGATGTTCGCCACGCTGGCCCGGTACACGCACGAGATCACCGAGGTGGCCGTGGATGAGGACGGCTCGCTGGCGGGGGTCGCGCTGTGGGACCCGCCCAGGCACCAGCCCGACTATCCGGAGGGTGCCATCGCGGGCTTCATGGCGGCCATGGGGGATCGGGTCTCGTACGGGATGCTGCTGGACGAGGAGCTCGGCAAGCGGCGGCCCGAGCAGCCGTTCTGGTATCTGGCCCAGCTGGGCACGGTGCCGGAGCGGCAGGGCACGGGCGTGGGCGGCGCTCTGCTGCGGGCCGGGCTGGCCAGGTCCGACGCCGAGCGCATGCCGACGTACTTGGAGAGCAGCAAGGAGTCCAACGTGCCGTTCTACGAGACCTACGGCTTCGCGGTCACCTCGCGCTTCGAGCTGCCCGACGGCCCGCCGATCTGGACCATGTGGCGGCGGCCCGCCTGA
- the nucS gene encoding endonuclease NucS → MRLVIARCSVDYVGRLTAHLPMAPRLVLIKADGSVSIHADDRAFKPLNWMNPPCKLKEDGDTWTVTHGKTGEKLVLTMAEILHDSSHELGVDPGLIKDGVEAHLQELLAEHITTLGEGYSLIRREYMTAIGPVDILCRDALGATVAVEIKRRGEIDGVEQLTRYLELLNRDPLLAPVRGVFAAQEIKPQAKVLALDRGIDCVTLDYDALRGIEPENPTLF, encoded by the coding sequence ATGCGGCTGGTCATCGCGCGATGCAGCGTGGATTACGTAGGACGGCTCACGGCACACCTGCCGATGGCGCCGAGGCTCGTCCTGATCAAGGCGGACGGCAGCGTGAGCATTCACGCCGACGACCGCGCCTTCAAGCCGCTCAACTGGATGAACCCGCCGTGCAAGCTCAAGGAGGACGGCGACACCTGGACGGTCACCCACGGCAAGACCGGCGAGAAGCTGGTCCTGACCATGGCCGAGATCCTCCACGACTCCAGCCACGAGCTGGGCGTCGACCCCGGGCTGATCAAGGACGGGGTGGAGGCCCACCTGCAGGAGTTGCTCGCCGAGCACATCACGACCCTGGGCGAGGGATATTCGCTGATCCGGCGGGAGTACATGACGGCGATCGGGCCCGTCGACATCCTGTGCCGCGACGCGCTGGGCGCGACCGTGGCGGTGGAGATCAAACGCCGCGGGGAGATCGACGGCGTGGAGCAGCTCACCCGGTATCTCGAGCTTCTCAACCGTGACCCGCTGCTCGCCCCCGTCCGCGGGGTCTTCGCCGCCCAGGAGATCAAACCCCAGGCCAAAGTGCTTGCTCTCGACCGCGGCATCGACTGCGTCACGCTCGACTACGACGCCCTCCGCGGCATCGAACCCGAAAACCCCACTCTTTTTTGA
- a CDS encoding ATP/GTP-binding protein — MSPRRARRRESSRPFGFPTGLDKVEEWPDGEWKVRMLTGASSAKDYRCPGCDQEIRRGQPHLVAWPNWAGGDEERRHWHSACWRKRLDRGPGRSRY; from the coding sequence ATGAGTCCACGACGTGCCCGCCGCAGGGAGTCCTCCCGCCCTTTCGGCTTCCCGACCGGCCTGGACAAGGTGGAGGAATGGCCGGACGGCGAGTGGAAGGTCCGTATGCTCACCGGCGCCTCGTCGGCCAAGGACTACCGCTGCCCCGGCTGCGACCAGGAGATCCGCCGTGGCCAGCCACACCTCGTGGCCTGGCCCAACTGGGCGGGGGGCGACGAGGAGCGCCGCCACTGGCACTCAGCCTGCTGGCGCAAGAGACTGGACCGCGGCCCCGGAAGGAGTCGTTACTAA